The genomic interval GTATTGAGCGCTCGCTCAGAACGCTGTCTCTGGGAATACACCCTGAACGAGTGGAACCGACGCGGGCCGTCTCTTCGCTGTTGCAGCGCTGGGAACATATTCAGGCGCCGGCGTTTGTCTGGCCGGTGCCGGATTACCTGTTGATGGGGTTGCAGCATATTCTGTATCAACCGATGGCGGCGTTACCGCGGCAACTGATGCTGGAGGGCGCACTGTTGCAACTGCTTGGCGGCGTATTCTGCCGTGTGGATGAGTTGCCGGGGTGTCAGGTAACACGGGCCGTGTCGTCATCCAGCGAGCGCTGCCGCCTTGAAAATATTCGCCAGCGGCTGCGACAGAGCCCGGAGAAACCTTACACGCTGCCGGCGTTGGCGCAGGACGCCGCCATGAGTGTTACCAGCTTCAGGAACAAGTTTCGGCAGCAGTATGGCATCTCGGTGTTTGACTATTTGCGCGAGTGTCGGTTGTCGCTGGCGCATCGCTATCTGGCGTTGGGGTATCCGGTACAGCAGGCGGCCTGGCTGTCCGGTTATCAGCATGCTACCAATTTTGCCACGGCGTTCCGGCGCCGCTATGGCATCGCCCCCAGCGAGGTACGGTTCAGCATCCAGGGATGAACCGCTCATTGGGGTCAGCTTATCGGTAGGATCATTTTTGTTTTTCCTCATACGTAACCTGTCATTGCGCATAGCCGCTGCAGTTTTAAAAACGGTAATAATTCTTATTTGCAAAAATACAGCGCGGTGGAGAAACGCATGTTCAGAAAAACACGACTGGCTTTGATGGTGGGATATCTTACCGGGGGATTTGCCGCTTCGGCGATGGCTGCGGATGCGGTGAAGAGCGCGTCATCGGCGGAGCAGCCGCAAAACGAAACCATCGTAGTGACGGCGCCGACACAGAGCGGCGCGACCAAACTGGCGACGCCGGATATCGAAACCCCGCAGTCGGTTTCCATCGTGACGCGCGAACAGGCGCAAGAGCAGGGGGCGACCAGTGTACGTCAGGCGGTCAGCTATACGCCGG from Musicola paradisiaca NCPPB 2511 carries:
- a CDS encoding helix-turn-helix transcriptional regulator, yielding MVALSMINLSSPAPSARRFSIEDFLDFGERYGIDYRFPAVGASGERHCEKQTVVQGDVEEMVLPSGICLTNSSIEVLQPYDTTSLLSSPLYTLVVLEGRVNIRLNTQEFVVCSGMAFSTRLGEQWVMKASHRIERSLRTLSLGIHPERVEPTRAVSSLLQRWEHIQAPAFVWPVPDYLLMGLQHILYQPMAALPRQLMLEGALLQLLGGVFCRVDELPGCQVTRAVSSSSERCRLENIRQRLRQSPEKPYTLPALAQDAAMSVTSFRNKFRQQYGISVFDYLRECRLSLAHRYLALGYPVQQAAWLSGYQHATNFATAFRRRYGIAPSEVRFSIQG